Proteins encoded within one genomic window of Spiribacter curvatus:
- the nagZ gene encoding beta-N-acetylhexosaminidase → MMLGPLMIGIEGLELLGEECRRLRHPAVGGVILFSRNFETPAQLLALTRSIKALRQPPLLIAVDQEGGRVQRFQAGLTRLPPMGAIGRAATADPALAREAAQTAGWIMAAELRALGVDFSFAPVLDLDRGISQVIGDRAFSGDPPTVATLGLAWQRGVRAAGSVAIGKHFPGHGGTAPDSHQQAVVDNRLLPDLVHQDLVPFRRLIDNGLAGMMMAHVSFASVDPRPAGFAPPWIDYLRRSLGFQGAIFSDDLEMAAAATQGDPGQRADRALAAGCDMVLFGNAGRRIDPFLDQWVEPDPLAAFRLARLHGRDGADLDALHASDDYRSACSLLAGL, encoded by the coding sequence CTGATGCTGGGACCGCTGATGATCGGTATCGAGGGTCTGGAGCTGCTCGGCGAGGAGTGTCGGCGGCTGCGGCATCCGGCCGTGGGGGGCGTGATACTGTTCAGCCGCAACTTCGAGACACCCGCTCAACTGCTTGCCCTGACCCGCTCGATCAAGGCGCTGCGCCAGCCCCCGCTACTGATCGCCGTGGATCAGGAGGGTGGGCGGGTCCAACGCTTTCAGGCAGGTCTGACGAGGTTGCCGCCGATGGGGGCGATCGGGCGTGCGGCCACCGCGGATCCGGCACTGGCGCGGGAGGCCGCTCAGACGGCTGGCTGGATAATGGCCGCAGAGCTCCGGGCGCTGGGAGTGGATTTCAGCTTTGCGCCAGTGCTTGATCTCGATCGGGGAATCAGTCAAGTCATTGGTGATCGGGCCTTCAGCGGCGATCCGCCGACGGTCGCAACGCTGGGCCTTGCCTGGCAGCGGGGCGTCCGTGCGGCCGGTTCGGTCGCCATCGGTAAGCATTTCCCCGGTCACGGCGGGACCGCCCCGGATTCGCATCAACAGGCCGTCGTGGACAATCGCCTGCTGCCGGATCTGGTCCATCAGGATCTGGTGCCGTTTCGACGGCTGATCGATAACGGCCTCGCCGGAATGATGATGGCCCATGTCAGTTTTGCATCGGTGGATCCCCGACCGGCCGGATTCGCACCGCCCTGGATCGATTATCTGCGCCGTTCGCTGGGCTTTCAGGGCGCGATCTTCAGTGATGATCTCGAAATGGCGGCGGCAGCCACTCAGGGCGATCCGGGGCAACGCGCCGATAGGGCGCTGGCGGCCGGCTGTGACATGGTGTTATTCGGCAATGCGGGCCGCCGTATCGATCCGTTTCTCGATCAATGGGTCGAGCCCGATCCCCTGGCGGCGTTCCGCCTCGCCCGGCTGCACGGTCGCGATGGCGCCGATCTCGATGCACTGCACGCCAGCGATGACTATCGTAGCGCCTGTTCGTTACTGGCTGGCCTCTAG
- a CDS encoding L,D-transpeptidase, translated as MDDWISISLPEQRLVIHQRNRPIQSWSVSTAAAGAGERNGSGGTPRGWHRVRAMIGATAPTGSVFVARRPTGEIHSATLAAAHPERDWILTRILWLCGDEPGLNRGGAVDSQRRFIYIHGTPDTEPMGVPRSHGCIRLHSADMIALFNACRPGMPVWIGAPD; from the coding sequence ATGGATGACTGGATATCGATCTCCCTTCCCGAACAACGGCTGGTCATACACCAGCGAAACCGGCCGATACAGAGCTGGTCGGTGTCGACGGCCGCCGCTGGCGCCGGTGAGCGCAACGGCAGCGGCGGTACGCCGCGCGGGTGGCATCGGGTCCGCGCGATGATCGGCGCCACGGCGCCAACGGGTAGCGTATTCGTGGCGCGGCGTCCGACCGGTGAAATCCACTCCGCCACGCTGGCCGCCGCGCACCCCGAGCGTGACTGGATTCTCACCCGGATTCTCTGGCTCTGCGGCGACGAGCCGGGTCTGAACCGCGGCGGGGCGGTGGATAGTCAGCGCCGCTTTATCTATATCCATGGCACGCCCGACACCGAGCCCATGGGGGTGCCTCGCTCGCATGGCTGCATTCGCCTGCACAGTGCCGACATGATCGCGCTGTTCAACGCCTGCCGGCCCGGTATGCCGGTGTGGATCGGAGCGCCGGACTGA
- the moaC gene encoding cyclic pyranopterin monophosphate synthase MoaC, with protein MSELPHLNAAGEAHMVDVGEKPDSERVAIAEGWLVMTASTLAALERGELKKGDALGTARVAGIMGAKRAADLIPLCHPIPLSNVEVSLSVDADATAVRAEVMAATRGATGVEMEALTAVQVALITVYDMCKALDRGMTIEGVRLIHKRGGRSGEWRR; from the coding sequence TTGAGCGAGCTACCCCACCTGAACGCCGCGGGTGAGGCGCATATGGTGGATGTTGGCGAGAAGCCCGACAGCGAACGAGTCGCGATCGCGGAGGGCTGGCTGGTGATGACCGCGAGTACCCTTGCAGCGCTCGAGCGCGGCGAACTCAAGAAAGGCGACGCTCTCGGCACCGCTCGCGTTGCTGGCATCATGGGCGCCAAGCGCGCGGCGGATCTCATTCCGCTGTGCCATCCAATCCCGCTCTCGAACGTGGAGGTGTCATTGAGCGTGGACGCCGATGCAACGGCGGTCCGCGCTGAGGTCATGGCAGCGACCCGCGGCGCGACCGGGGTCGAGATGGAGGCGCTGACCGCGGTGCAGGTCGCCCTGATCACGGTCTATGACATGTGTAAAGCCCTCGATCGTGGCATGACCATCGAGGGCGTGCGGCTCATCCACAAACGCGGCGGCCGCTCCGGCGAATGGCGGCGCTAG
- a CDS encoding 4a-hydroxytetrahydrobiopterin dehydratase: MSLTEKHCTPCQGGIDPMTRETAERYLEDVPGWVLNDDATGISRLFKTGDFAKAQAVANKAGDVAEQEDHHSDIRFGYGWCEVEIHTHAIGGLHENDFIYAAKVNEAVDG, translated from the coding sequence ATGAGCTTGACCGAGAAGCACTGCACGCCCTGCCAGGGCGGCATTGACCCGATGACCCGCGAGACGGCGGAGCGCTACCTCGAGGATGTCCCGGGCTGGGTGCTCAACGACGATGCAACGGGCATCAGCCGCTTATTCAAGACGGGTGACTTCGCCAAGGCTCAGGCGGTCGCCAACAAGGCGGGCGACGTTGCTGAGCAGGAGGACCATCACTCGGATATCCGGTTCGGCTATGGCTGGTGTGAGGTTGAGATCCACACCCATGCGATCGGTGGTCTGCATGAAAACGACTTCATCTACGCTGCCAAGGTCAACGAGGCCGTGGACGGCTAG
- the mazG gene encoding nucleoside triphosphate pyrophosphohydrolase, with protein sequence MEELLAVMARLRDPEQGCAWDRAQGFRSLVPHTLEEAYEVADAIERDDRPAMRDELGDLLFQVVFYAEIAREAGSFDFDSIAQGVTDKLIRRHPHVFGDHPPLSAESQRETWEAIKAEERAERASDDTAPSALDDVPLALPALTRSRKLQSRAARVGFDWPEPHQVIDKVREELGELEEALSDVPRDQAHIHEELGDLLLACVNLSRRIGVDADQALRDGNAKFERRFRGLEAILADAGEHPQAAAFDRLEAAYQQAKERDQEQLRLNIEPNQ encoded by the coding sequence ATGGAGGAACTGCTAGCGGTGATGGCGCGGCTGCGCGACCCAGAGCAGGGTTGTGCGTGGGATCGTGCGCAGGGTTTCCGCAGCCTTGTCCCCCATACGCTCGAGGAGGCCTACGAGGTCGCGGATGCGATCGAGCGCGATGATCGGCCGGCGATGCGTGACGAGCTCGGTGATCTGCTCTTTCAGGTGGTGTTCTATGCCGAGATCGCTCGCGAGGCAGGAAGCTTCGATTTCGACTCGATCGCCCAGGGCGTCACCGACAAGCTGATCCGTCGTCATCCGCATGTCTTCGGGGATCATCCACCGCTCAGTGCCGAGTCGCAGCGCGAGACCTGGGAAGCCATCAAGGCCGAGGAGCGCGCCGAACGCGCATCCGATGATACCGCACCCAGCGCCCTCGATGATGTCCCACTGGCGCTGCCGGCGCTTACACGCAGTCGCAAGCTTCAGTCGCGGGCGGCGCGGGTTGGTTTTGACTGGCCAGAACCCCATCAGGTCATCGACAAGGTCCGGGAGGAACTTGGCGAACTGGAAGAGGCGTTGAGCGACGTACCGCGGGATCAGGCACATATCCACGAGGAGCTGGGTGATCTATTGCTCGCCTGCGTCAATCTATCGCGCAGGATCGGCGTCGATGCCGATCAGGCACTCCGTGATGGCAATGCCAAATTCGAGCGGCGTTTCAGAGGGCTGGAAGCGATTCTTGCGGATGCGGGTGAACACCCCCAAGCAGCGGCGTTCGATCGGCTTGAGGCCGCCTACCAGCAGGCCAAGGAGCGTGACCAGGAACAACTGCGCTTGAACATCGAACCGAATCAGTGA
- a CDS encoding glutathione binding-like protein has translation MIDVYTWPTPNGHKVHIALEELGLDYSAHGINIGQGDQFGEAFLGISPNNKIPAIVDADGPDGEPISVFESGAILLYLAEKTGSLLPSDARQRYNTLEWLMFQMGGLGPMLGQAHHFRQYAPERIEYGINRYTNEASRLYAVMDRRLADQEWLAADTYTIADIASYPWIRPHDDQGQSLDDYPHLKRWYEAITERPAVQRGLAVLADARPPALDDAAKEQLFGNSQYQRR, from the coding sequence ATGATCGACGTTTACACATGGCCGACACCGAATGGTCACAAAGTCCACATCGCGCTCGAAGAGCTGGGCCTCGATTACAGCGCGCACGGCATCAACATCGGTCAGGGGGACCAGTTCGGCGAGGCATTCCTGGGCATCAGCCCGAATAATAAGATCCCCGCGATAGTGGATGCGGATGGTCCCGATGGCGAGCCGATTTCAGTCTTCGAGTCGGGGGCCATCCTGCTCTATCTCGCCGAGAAGACCGGCTCACTCTTGCCGAGCGACGCAAGACAACGCTACAACACGCTGGAATGGTTGATGTTTCAAATGGGTGGGCTGGGACCGATGCTGGGTCAGGCACATCACTTCCGCCAGTACGCGCCCGAGCGCATTGAATATGGCATCAACCGCTATACCAATGAGGCGAGCCGGCTGTATGCGGTGATGGACCGTCGCCTCGCTGATCAGGAATGGCTCGCCGCCGATACCTATACCATCGCGGATATCGCTAGCTATCCCTGGATCCGCCCGCATGATGACCAGGGTCAGTCGCTCGATGACTATCCGCATCTCAAACGCTGGTACGAGGCAATAACCGAGCGGCCAGCCGTTCAGCGCGGTTTGGCGGTGCTCGCCGATGCCCGCCCGCCCGCGCTCGATGATGCGGCTAAAGAGCAGCTATTCGGCAACAGCCAGTATCAGCGGCGATGA
- the ispG gene encoding flavodoxin-dependent (E)-4-hydroxy-3-methylbut-2-enyl-diphosphate synthase, with protein MNEIPGYQRRPSVPVKVGYVTVGGDAPVIVQSMTNTDTVDEIRTAIQVADLARAGSELVRITVNNEEAARAVPRIRQRLDDMGVDVPLVGDFHFNGHRLLKAVPECGEALGKWRINPGNVGKGSRRDPQFTEIIELARDMNRPVRIGVNWGSLDQDLLSRLMDENAKRAEPKSPDGVMHEAVVVSSLESAERAEEIGLPHDAIIISCKMSRVQDLISVYQDLGARCDHPLHLGLTEAGMGSKGIVASTAALSVLLQQGIGDTIRISLTPEPGGERTQEVVVAQEILQTMGLRSFTPLVAACPGCGRTTSTFFQELADEIQSHVRERMPEWREHYPGVESMSLAVMGCVVNGPGESRQADIGISLPGTGEKPVAPVYVDGEKTVTLKGENIAGEFKTIVEEYVERRYGTGGADR; from the coding sequence ATGAATGAAATACCCGGTTATCAGAGACGCCCCAGTGTGCCGGTGAAGGTGGGCTACGTCACGGTGGGCGGTGACGCCCCGGTGATCGTGCAGTCCATGACCAACACCGACACGGTGGATGAGATACGCACTGCGATTCAGGTCGCCGATCTGGCCCGCGCCGGATCCGAGCTGGTCCGCATCACCGTTAACAACGAGGAGGCGGCACGTGCGGTCCCGCGGATCCGGCAGCGCCTGGATGATATGGGCGTTGATGTACCGCTAGTGGGTGATTTCCACTTTAATGGCCATCGCCTGCTGAAGGCCGTGCCCGAGTGCGGGGAGGCACTCGGCAAGTGGCGGATCAACCCTGGTAATGTCGGCAAGGGCAGTCGCCGTGATCCGCAGTTCACCGAGATCATCGAGCTCGCCCGTGACATGAACCGCCCGGTTCGTATCGGCGTGAACTGGGGCAGCCTCGATCAGGACCTGCTGTCACGTCTGATGGACGAGAACGCCAAACGGGCCGAACCGAAATCACCCGATGGCGTGATGCACGAGGCGGTGGTGGTCTCTTCGCTTGAGAGCGCCGAGCGCGCGGAGGAGATCGGACTGCCGCATGATGCGATCATCATCTCCTGCAAGATGAGCCGGGTCCAGGATCTGATCAGCGTCTACCAGGATCTGGGCGCACGCTGTGATCATCCGCTGCATTTAGGTCTCACCGAAGCGGGCATGGGATCAAAGGGCATTGTTGCCTCCACGGCCGCACTGTCGGTCCTCCTCCAGCAGGGAATCGGCGACACCATCCGCATCTCTCTGACGCCGGAGCCGGGCGGTGAGCGGACGCAGGAGGTCGTGGTCGCGCAGGAGATCCTCCAGACCATGGGGCTTCGCAGCTTCACACCCCTCGTAGCCGCCTGCCCCGGATGTGGACGAACCACCAGTACTTTCTTCCAGGAGCTCGCCGACGAGATCCAGAGCCACGTCCGAGAGCGCATGCCAGAGTGGCGCGAACACTACCCCGGGGTGGAGTCGATGAGCCTGGCGGTCATGGGCTGCGTGGTGAATGGCCCGGGTGAGAGCCGCCAGGCGGACATTGGCATCAGCCTGCCGGGCACCGGCGAAAAGCCGGTGGCACCGGTCTATGTGGATGGCGAGAAGACGGTGACACTCAAGGGTGAGAACATCGCCGGCGAGTTCAAGACGATCGTTGAGGAATACGTGGAGCGCCGCTACGGGACCGGCGGGGCCGATCGCTGA
- the fdxA gene encoding ferredoxin FdxA, protein MTYVVTESCVRCRYTDCVEVCPVDCFHAGPTMLVIDPVECIDCAVCVSECPVDAIYPDDEVPADQQDFIALNARLAQQWPVLSTRQAPPDDAEAWESVTDKRDQIEE, encoded by the coding sequence ATGACCTACGTCGTCACCGAATCCTGTGTGCGCTGCCGCTATACCGACTGCGTGGAAGTCTGTCCCGTGGACTGTTTCCATGCTGGCCCCACGATGCTGGTGATCGACCCGGTGGAGTGCATCGACTGCGCGGTCTGCGTTTCGGAATGCCCGGTGGATGCAATCTACCCGGATGATGAGGTTCCGGCCGATCAGCAGGACTTCATCGCGCTCAACGCGCGGCTCGCCCAGCAGTGGCCGGTACTCAGCACCCGTCAGGCGCCGCCCGACGACGCGGAGGCGTGGGAGTCAGTCACCGACAAGCGCGATCAGATCGAGGAATGA
- a CDS encoding Rrf2 family transcriptional regulator, giving the protein MIRLSAKSRYAVSALLHLAVHNQAGAVPLAEISVCQGISMSYIDQIFWKLRRAGLVRGTPGPGGGYRLGRPPEAISMGEVITLMDGQGGPRRATSALDGELWAGLAHRIEAFLRGITLADFAARPEVREALVDQYTGGGWRCDICGALSTRQQPAAGASRA; this is encoded by the coding sequence ATGATCAGACTGTCTGCGAAAAGCCGCTACGCCGTCAGCGCCCTTCTGCACCTGGCGGTTCACAATCAGGCGGGGGCGGTACCGCTTGCAGAGATCTCGGTCTGCCAGGGGATTTCGATGTCCTACATTGACCAGATCTTCTGGAAGCTGCGGCGGGCAGGGCTCGTTCGGGGTACCCCGGGCCCTGGCGGGGGATACCGGCTTGGCCGTCCCCCTGAGGCCATTTCCATGGGAGAGGTTATTACGCTCATGGACGGGCAGGGTGGACCGCGACGCGCAACTTCGGCCCTTGACGGTGAACTGTGGGCGGGGCTCGCCCATCGCATCGAGGCGTTCCTGCGGGGGATAACCCTGGCGGATTTCGCGGCTCGGCCAGAGGTCCGCGAAGCCCTGGTCGACCAGTACACCGGCGGTGGCTGGCGCTGCGATATCTGCGGTGCCCTGTCCACGCGCCAGCAGCCCGCGGCGGGGGCGTCGCGCGCATGA
- the thiD gene encoding bifunctional hydroxymethylpyrimidine kinase/phosphomethylpyrimidine kinase — MSPARILIIAGSDSGGGAGIQADIKTVTALGGYAMTAVTALTAQNTEGVQGVVGIEPGFIREQIRSVVDDLGVDCVKTGMLHDRAVIDAVADELERFAGHVPWVIDPVMVAQSGARLVADDGMAYLRDRLIPNARLITPNIPEAQALLGRPIESPAAMDEAARALLALGCEAVLLKGGHLDGDTLIDVLATAGGNQRFEHPRIATTSDHGTGCTLASAIAEGLGRELPLDAAVHRGRDYLHEALVTASSLGHGHGPVNHTHTVSPYRLTATDQYRT, encoded by the coding sequence ATGAGCCCCGCACGTATCCTTATCATCGCCGGTTCCGACTCCGGTGGTGGGGCCGGCATACAGGCCGATATCAAGACAGTCACCGCACTGGGTGGATATGCGATGACCGCCGTCACCGCATTGACGGCGCAGAATACCGAGGGTGTCCAGGGCGTTGTGGGCATCGAGCCCGGGTTTATCCGTGAGCAGATCCGCTCGGTAGTCGATGATCTGGGTGTCGACTGCGTTAAAACCGGCATGCTTCATGACCGAGCAGTGATCGATGCCGTTGCCGATGAGCTCGAGCGCTTCGCGGGCCACGTTCCGTGGGTGATCGATCCGGTGATGGTCGCGCAGAGCGGCGCCCGCCTGGTGGCGGACGATGGCATGGCGTATCTGCGCGATCGGCTCATCCCCAACGCCCGACTGATCACGCCGAACATTCCCGAGGCGCAGGCGCTGCTGGGTCGGCCGATCGAGTCACCTGCCGCCATGGACGAGGCGGCCCGGGCACTGCTCGCGCTTGGCTGTGAGGCGGTACTGCTTAAAGGGGGGCATCTAGACGGCGACACCCTGATTGACGTTCTCGCCACCGCCGGTGGTAATCAGCGCTTCGAGCATCCACGTATTGCCACCACCAGCGATCATGGCACGGGCTGTACGCTGGCCTCGGCGATCGCCGAGGGGCTGGGCCGGGAACTCCCGCTCGATGCGGCCGTCCACCGTGGCAGGGACTATCTGCACGAGGCGCTTGTCACTGCCTCGTCGCTGGGCCACGGACATGGGCCGGTCAACCATACCCATACGGTGTCGCCGTACCGATTGACGGCCACCGATCAGTACCGGACGTGA
- a CDS encoding class I adenylate-forming enzyme family protein encodes MGEVDANVDEIVVLHAASLLEFRIMMHMDESGDQRPMNWVGDWSGRRRSLTPERTALIDPATDQRLTYQALDDRARRWAHWIVDEAELVPGQAIAVITGNRLEAVELFLAAGKTGVVIAPVSHRLTATEARALIERIAPEWLVVDESLNDFVDAMAMDATAIPRLGFGTRDSAAEQALARQTTDPINRALALADPCLLVHTGGSTGLPKICRISHRQMLWNAIELLVAADGALAQRRELVLFPLFHIGGWNTLVPILYAGGCAVIPAAFEPDAVLRAIDRYGINHLGAVEAMLQALAASPAFATHSLRSLEAITTAGAPCAEASMAPFLARGINVRQSYGLTEAGPSNFINAAARADEDAETPDRASVGTSFFHTDYRIVNPDSLQPVAVDEPGELQMRSPHDFDGYLDDPVRTAARWTDDGWIRSGDLAREDRAGQVFIVGRLDNVIVSGGENIAAEEVETVLREHPDVTGAIVFGVSDPHWGARPVAWLTGPAHDAVATLAGWLEGRLARFKHPAMIEVVDTLPLTGAGKPDRRQARRVHEQTHQGGPS; translated from the coding sequence ATGGGTGAGGTTGACGCCAATGTCGATGAGATCGTTGTACTGCATGCAGCCAGTCTGCTGGAATTTCGCATCATGATGCATATGGATGAATCCGGGGATCAACGCCCGATGAACTGGGTCGGCGACTGGAGTGGCCGCCGACGGTCGCTCACTCCGGAACGGACAGCGCTTATCGATCCGGCAACGGATCAACGCCTCACCTACCAGGCCCTGGATGACCGGGCGCGGCGCTGGGCCCACTGGATCGTTGATGAGGCCGAGCTGGTGCCCGGCCAGGCCATCGCAGTGATTACCGGTAATCGCCTCGAGGCCGTTGAGCTATTTCTAGCGGCGGGCAAGACCGGCGTTGTCATTGCGCCGGTCAGCCATCGGCTCACGGCCACCGAGGCGCGTGCGCTCATCGAGCGGATCGCGCCGGAGTGGCTGGTGGTCGATGAGAGTTTGAATGACTTTGTCGACGCCATGGCGATGGACGCTACAGCGATCCCGAGACTCGGTTTTGGTACGCGCGACAGCGCCGCCGAGCAGGCGCTGGCGCGTCAGACGACAGATCCCATCAATCGGGCGCTTGCCCTGGCCGATCCCTGCCTTCTTGTCCATACCGGCGGCAGTACCGGTCTGCCCAAGATCTGCCGAATCAGCCACCGGCAGATGCTCTGGAATGCAATCGAGCTTCTAGTGGCTGCTGATGGTGCGCTGGCGCAGCGCCGTGAGCTGGTGCTGTTCCCGCTTTTCCATATAGGCGGCTGGAACACGCTGGTACCGATCCTCTATGCCGGCGGGTGCGCGGTGATCCCCGCGGCATTCGAGCCAGATGCGGTACTGCGCGCGATCGATCGCTATGGCATCAACCACCTCGGCGCGGTCGAGGCCATGCTGCAGGCGCTCGCGGCCAGCCCGGCTTTCGCGACCCATTCGCTGCGATCGCTCGAGGCCATCACCACCGCCGGCGCTCCCTGTGCCGAGGCGAGCATGGCGCCATTTCTGGCACGCGGCATCAATGTGCGCCAGTCATATGGCCTGACCGAGGCGGGGCCATCGAACTTCATCAATGCCGCAGCGAGAGCGGATGAGGACGCGGAGACGCCCGATCGTGCCAGTGTGGGTACCAGTTTTTTCCATACCGACTACCGCATCGTCAATCCAGATTCCCTGCAGCCAGTGGCCGTTGACGAGCCCGGTGAGCTACAGATGCGCAGCCCCCATGATTTTGACGGCTACCTCGATGATCCGGTGCGCACGGCGGCGCGCTGGACCGACGATGGCTGGATCCGCAGCGGCGATCTCGCCCGTGAGGATCGCGCCGGGCAGGTGTTTATCGTCGGCCGGCTCGATAATGTCATTGTCAGTGGTGGCGAGAACATCGCCGCCGAAGAGGTAGAGACCGTCCTGCGTGAGCATCCCGACGTCACTGGGGCGATCGTTTTCGGGGTGTCTGATCCGCACTGGGGCGCCAGGCCGGTTGCCTGGCTCACCGGCCCGGCGCATGATGCGGTGGCCACGCTGGCGGGCTGGCTCGAGGGGCGCCTCGCACGCTTCAAACACCCGGCGATGATTGAGGTGGTAGATACCCTGCCACTCACCGGTGCCGGCAAACCTGACCGGCGTCAGGCCCGCCGCGTCCATGAGCAGACCCATCAGGGAGGGCCGTCATGA